In Balaenoptera acutorostrata chromosome 19, mBalAcu1.1, whole genome shotgun sequence, the following proteins share a genomic window:
- the FAAP24 gene encoding Fanconi anemia core complex-associated protein 24 isoform X1 — MSGARSRPPMEGNTPDGTGPMHVPFGHIVANEKWRGSQLAQGMQGKIKLVFEDGLTPVDFYLSSRSCILYVTEADLVAGNGYRKRLVRVRNSSKLQGIVVVEKTQMSEQYFAAVQKFTVLDLGMVLLPVASQTEASCLIIQLVHEQTKEPSKNPFLRKKRALISEPALLRTVQQIPGVGKVKAPLLLQRFPSIQQLSNASIQELEPVVGQSVAQHIHAFFTRAR; from the exons ATGTCAGGGGCCAG ATCCAGGCCGCCGATGGAAGGGAACACCCCTGATGGCACAGGCCCCATGCACGTGCCGTTTGGGCACATTGTGGCCAATGAGAAATGGCGCGGGTCGCAGCTGGCACAGGGAATGCAAG gaaaaattaaACTCGTTTTTGAGGATGGCCTGACACCGGTAGATTTTTACTTGTCTAGCAGATCCTGCATTCTTTATGTCACCGAAGCTGATTTGGTGGCAGGAAATGGCTACAGAAAGAGACTTGTTCGGGTTAGAAAT tccAGTAAACTTCAAGGGATTGTAGTAGTTGAAAAAACGCAGATGAGTGAACAGTACTTTGCAGCTGTACAGAAATTTACTGTGCTGGATCTTGGGATGGTGTTGCTTCCAGTGGCCAGCCAGACGGAAGCGTCCTGTCTCATTATCCAGTTG GTTCACGAGCAAACCAAAGAGCCCAGTAAGAACCCTTTTCTCAGGAAGAAACGGGCTCTGATCTCTGAGCCAGCCCTCCTTCGAACTGTGCAACAGATCCCAGGAGTCGGGAAAGTTAAAGCTCCTCTCCTGCTTCAGAGGTTTCCAAGTATCCAGCAACTAAGTAATGCTTCCATCCAAGAACTGGAGCCAGTGGTTGGACAATCAGTGGCCCAGCACATTCATGCGTTCTTCACCCGGGCCAGGTGA
- the FAAP24 gene encoding Fanconi anemia core complex-associated protein 24 isoform X2, with product MEGNTPDGTGPMHVPFGHIVANEKWRGSQLAQGMQGKIKLVFEDGLTPVDFYLSSRSCILYVTEADLVAGNGYRKRLVRVRNSSKLQGIVVVEKTQMSEQYFAAVQKFTVLDLGMVLLPVASQTEASCLIIQLVHEQTKEPSKNPFLRKKRALISEPALLRTVQQIPGVGKVKAPLLLQRFPSIQQLSNASIQELEPVVGQSVAQHIHAFFTRAR from the exons ATGGAAGGGAACACCCCTGATGGCACAGGCCCCATGCACGTGCCGTTTGGGCACATTGTGGCCAATGAGAAATGGCGCGGGTCGCAGCTGGCACAGGGAATGCAAG gaaaaattaaACTCGTTTTTGAGGATGGCCTGACACCGGTAGATTTTTACTTGTCTAGCAGATCCTGCATTCTTTATGTCACCGAAGCTGATTTGGTGGCAGGAAATGGCTACAGAAAGAGACTTGTTCGGGTTAGAAAT tccAGTAAACTTCAAGGGATTGTAGTAGTTGAAAAAACGCAGATGAGTGAACAGTACTTTGCAGCTGTACAGAAATTTACTGTGCTGGATCTTGGGATGGTGTTGCTTCCAGTGGCCAGCCAGACGGAAGCGTCCTGTCTCATTATCCAGTTG GTTCACGAGCAAACCAAAGAGCCCAGTAAGAACCCTTTTCTCAGGAAGAAACGGGCTCTGATCTCTGAGCCAGCCCTCCTTCGAACTGTGCAACAGATCCCAGGAGTCGGGAAAGTTAAAGCTCCTCTCCTGCTTCAGAGGTTTCCAAGTATCCAGCAACTAAGTAATGCTTCCATCCAAGAACTGGAGCCAGTGGTTGGACAATCAGTGGCCCAGCACATTCATGCGTTCTTCACCCGGGCCAGGTGA